The proteins below are encoded in one region of Gemmatimonadota bacterium:
- a CDS encoding TetR/AcrR family transcriptional regulator encodes MPDELTWRGGARYSSLVIDQQSDTRERLVATARELFWAHGYHATGISRILAEAGAGSGSLYHFFRSKEALLLAVLDHYLELLDPVIVEPAFSRTRDPLARIGALLDVYREALLATGFVGGCPIGNLALEVSDLGPEVREGLQRNFRAWCARVEACLAAALPSQPADVHATLATFVLTVMEGAVMQARASRSIAPFDASVRHLRAYLDHLTAEATE; translated from the coding sequence GTGCCCGACGAATTGACGTGGCGCGGAGGGGCCCGCTACTCTTCTTTAGTGATCGATCAACAAAGCGACACCCGCGAGCGCTTGGTCGCCACGGCCCGGGAGCTCTTCTGGGCCCACGGCTACCATGCCACGGGGATCTCCCGGATCCTGGCGGAGGCCGGGGCGGGCAGCGGCAGCCTGTACCACTTCTTCCGGTCCAAGGAGGCGCTGCTCCTCGCGGTCCTGGACCACTACCTCGAGCTCCTGGACCCGGTGATCGTGGAGCCGGCGTTCTCCCGCACGAGGGACCCGCTGGCGCGGATCGGGGCCCTGCTGGACGTCTATCGGGAGGCACTTCTCGCCACGGGATTCGTGGGCGGGTGTCCGATCGGCAATCTGGCGCTCGAGGTCTCCGACCTGGGGCCGGAGGTGCGCGAGGGGTTGCAACGAAACTTCCGGGCGTGGTGCGCCCGGGTGGAAGCGTGCCTGGCCGCCGCGTTGCCCTCGCAGCCGGCAGACGTGCACGCGACGCTCGCGACCTTCGTGCTGACCGTGATGGAAGGGGCCGTCATGCAGGCCCGCGCGAGTCGGAGCATCGCACCGTTCGACGCGTCCGTCCGTCACCTTCGCGCCTACCTGGACCACCTGACCGCCGAGGCCACCGAATGA
- a CDS encoding M1 family aminopeptidase translates to MMRRAGSTSHARIRRGCSLVAALAAVAAVPQPTAAVHDPYPRREGIDVEAYRFELTLSDTVDAFTGRATVTVRFTQDGVAALPLDLTGVQADGRGMTVTAVTAEGRPLTFTHVDDVLDIRLAEPSVAGSRAQIVIDYHGTPTTGLHIGPNKHGERTWFSDNWPNRARAWLPTIDHVSDKAANELVVVAPAHYQVVSNGLLVEETDRADGTRLTHWRNTVPIAPWLYVLGVARFAVQHLDTVDGVPIQTWVYARDRDAGFYDFAVPTRAAMQYYQSYVGPYAYEKLANITSPVTGGGMEAASAIMYHEDAVTGERTTRWRNVIIHEIAHQWFGNAVTESDWDDVWLSEGFATYFTLLFIEHAYGRDEFVDGLRSAAERVWAWYDENPDYRIVHDNLDDMGRVTSIATYQKGAWVLHMLRKRLGDEAFHEGIRRYYARFYNANATTLDFRQTIEEASGQDLEVFFEQWLYRGGNPRLEGAWWYDAARRAVVVELRQTQAGAPFHLPLEVGIYSGGQRTPVRLETVELTGREHRFELPVDAEPADVRLDPGAWALFRGGMERSR, encoded by the coding sequence ATGATGCGTCGTGCCGGCTCTACGTCCCACGCCCGGATCCGCCGCGGCTGCAGTCTGGTCGCGGCCCTGGCCGCCGTGGCGGCCGTACCGCAGCCTACGGCCGCGGTTCACGATCCCTATCCCCGGCGCGAAGGCATCGACGTCGAGGCCTACCGCTTCGAGCTGACGCTCAGCGATACGGTCGATGCATTCACCGGCCGCGCCACCGTGACGGTCCGGTTCACGCAGGACGGGGTGGCGGCCCTGCCGTTGGACCTCACGGGCGTGCAGGCGGATGGGCGCGGGATGACGGTGACGGCGGTCACGGCGGAGGGGCGGCCGCTGACGTTCACGCACGTGGACGACGTGCTGGACATCCGGTTGGCCGAACCGTCCGTGGCCGGCTCGCGGGCGCAGATCGTCATCGACTACCACGGTACACCCACGACGGGGCTGCACATCGGGCCCAACAAGCACGGGGAGCGCACGTGGTTCAGCGACAACTGGCCGAACCGCGCGCGCGCCTGGCTGCCGACCATCGACCACGTCTCGGACAAGGCCGCCAACGAGCTCGTGGTGGTGGCGCCCGCACACTACCAGGTGGTCTCCAACGGCCTGCTGGTGGAGGAGACCGACCGGGCGGACGGCACCCGCCTCACGCATTGGAGGAACACCGTACCGATCGCGCCCTGGCTGTACGTGCTGGGTGTGGCGCGCTTCGCCGTGCAGCACCTGGACACCGTGGATGGGGTGCCCATCCAGACCTGGGTCTACGCCCGCGACCGTGACGCGGGCTTTTATGACTTCGCGGTGCCCACGCGCGCAGCGATGCAGTACTACCAGTCCTACGTGGGGCCGTACGCCTACGAGAAGCTGGCGAACATCACGTCGCCCGTGACCGGGGGAGGCATGGAGGCCGCCTCCGCCATCATGTACCACGAGGACGCCGTGACGGGTGAGCGCACCACCCGCTGGCGCAACGTCATCATCCACGAGATCGCCCACCAGTGGTTCGGCAACGCGGTCACGGAGTCCGACTGGGACGACGTCTGGCTGTCCGAGGGGTTCGCCACCTACTTCACGCTGCTGTTCATCGAACATGCGTACGGTCGCGATGAATTCGTGGATGGACTTCGCAGCGCGGCCGAGCGCGTCTGGGCCTGGTACGACGAGAACCCGGACTACCGCATCGTCCACGACAACCTGGACGACATGGGTCGGGTGACCAGCATCGCCACCTACCAGAAGGGCGCCTGGGTGCTGCACATGCTGAGGAAGCGTCTGGGAGACGAAGCGTTCCATGAGGGCATCCGGCGCTACTACGCCCGCTTCTACAATGCCAACGCGACCACGCTCGACTTCCGGCAGACGATCGAGGAGGCGTCGGGTCAGGACCTGGAGGTGTTCTTCGAGCAGTGGCTCTACCGCGGTGGGAACCCACGGCTGGAAGGCGCGTGGTGGTACGATGCCGCGCGGCGCGCGGTCGTTGTGGAGCTGCGCCAGACGCAGGCGGGAGCGCCGTTCCACCTGCCGTTGGAGGTCGGGATCTACTCCGGGGGCCAGCGCACGCCCGTGCGCCTCGAGACCGTGGAGCTGACCGGCCGGGAGCATCGGTTCGAGCTGCCGGTGGACGCCGAGCCCGCGGACGTGCGGCTCGATCCGGGCGCGTGGGCCTTGTTCCGCGGTGGCATGGAACGGAGCCGGTAG
- a CDS encoding NAD(P)-dependent alcohol dehydrogenase, with protein MRAAVRTGYGGPDVLHLAELPTPEPGPGEVRVRVRATSVTYGDLTARDFPGVGPDRFNMPAPLFYAARLQFGWSRPRNPVLGSEYAGEVDAVGTGVTAFAPGDRVLGYRGPRMGAYAEYLVEKADGMIARLADGIAFEDAAVLPYGGTTALALLDAVDLRAGEHVLIVGASGSIGMAAVQIASDRGAHVVGVAGPRNQAWVRALGAEEVLDHTRDDPSAGGPRYELVFDVRGRLGFARARRVLTPHGRYLPVSFKLPLLVDALRTRRAQGPRVRIVLAPERPDDMRTVARMIAEGSLRAHRDRTWELAEAAEAHRYAESGAKSGQVALRV; from the coding sequence GTGCGCGCGGCCGTCCGCACCGGGTACGGTGGACCCGATGTCCTCCACCTGGCCGAGCTTCCGACTCCGGAGCCCGGTCCGGGCGAGGTCCGGGTGCGCGTCCGGGCCACCTCCGTCACCTACGGAGATCTGACCGCCCGTGACTTCCCCGGCGTGGGCCCGGACCGGTTCAACATGCCGGCGCCGCTGTTCTACGCAGCGCGCCTGCAGTTCGGGTGGTCGCGTCCCCGCAATCCGGTCCTGGGAAGCGAGTACGCGGGCGAAGTGGACGCCGTAGGGACCGGGGTGACGGCGTTCGCGCCGGGGGACCGCGTGCTCGGATACCGCGGCCCGCGCATGGGCGCCTACGCCGAGTACCTCGTCGAGAAGGCGGACGGCATGATCGCGCGCCTCGCCGACGGGATCGCGTTCGAAGACGCGGCCGTGCTTCCCTATGGCGGCACGACCGCGCTCGCGCTCCTGGACGCGGTGGACCTGCGCGCGGGGGAGCACGTCCTGATCGTGGGCGCTTCGGGCTCCATCGGCATGGCTGCGGTGCAGATCGCCAGCGACCGCGGTGCCCACGTCGTCGGCGTGGCCGGACCGCGCAATCAAGCGTGGGTGCGTGCGCTCGGCGCCGAGGAGGTGCTGGATCACACCCGGGACGACCCCAGCGCGGGGGGGCCGCGCTACGAGCTGGTCTTCGACGTGCGCGGCCGCCTGGGCTTCGCGCGCGCCCGACGTGTGCTCACCCCGCACGGGCGCTACCTACCCGTGAGCTTCAAGCTGCCGCTCCTGGTGGACGCGCTGCGCACGCGCCGCGCGCAGGGGCCGCGTGTGCGGATCGTGCTGGCGCCGGAGCGGCCGGACGACATGCGCACGGTCGCCCGGATGATCGCGGAGGGGAGCCTGCGCGCGCACCGCGACCGCACCTGGGAGCTGGCGGAGGCCGCCGAGGCGCACCGGTATGCGGAGAGCGGCGCGAAGTCGGGGCAGGTGGCGCTGAGGGTGTAA
- a CDS encoding protein kinase, with the protein MDVHEDELDRLNAAFDRVIEAAPGEREALLVELCAGDRHLEARVRALLRHDESGSTPLDTPLDQLVAVALEDGDVGARVGPYRLVRELGRGGMGAVYLAERRDGSFEQTVALKLVKRGMDTDEVLRRFRAERQILAGLHHPNIARLYDGGVAPDGRPYLVMEFIDGSPITRWADARRLPVQRRLALFQDVCSAVRHAHRNLVVHRDLKPSNILVMEDGTVKLLDFGIAKLLGPGANGDATRAEHQILTPAYAAPEQRGVDGAVTTSTDVYALGVVLHELLTGRRPDAEQRTLPSRTFTSGPSTEADGPGDPLAISQRRASTPAQLRTALRGDLDAILLKATAEDPQERYASVDGFLDDLERFRESRPVGARLPTRAYRLRRFVRRNRGPLAASAAIGIALVSGLGLALGQRNAARQERDAAEAVSAYLEGVFESVNPVGRTPGADTLRVADFLDQATESALQDLDDQPALQARMLRVLGRAHFSLFEFERATELWQRASEVRAAAALPADPALIRALGEVAVERAEWTAADSLLQQALNEAGRATLERAQVLTLTARSHLYRDQFDAAEAALLEAIPLLRTLGSQEDLANALYLRAGLAYERGDPAAAVAPQREGLTLFRRSRGDDAQTAVGLTNLGIFQRALGDLSAADSAFQAALAILGDGLPEHAGPVVVALTEYANLLAAQGDSRRADSLYEVAAFRSSGDARRLSVILANHAQHRLRSGNAEGALVLARRSVEVAETVYGAAAPATAGLRIGYARALDAAGDSAAADREYEATLTLIGPEGPLGARVAAARGAARALSRRGRHAEAVTALADLLEEMPGEGSAGSAQFRMRQATLLEMAAAYERWGRMEEAARYRALQEQEAARAEGGP; encoded by the coding sequence GTGGACGTGCACGAGGACGAGCTGGACCGGCTCAACGCCGCATTCGATCGGGTGATCGAGGCGGCTCCCGGTGAGCGCGAGGCGCTCCTGGTGGAGCTATGTGCCGGGGACCGCCACCTGGAAGCGCGGGTGCGGGCGCTCCTGCGGCACGACGAATCCGGCTCCACGCCCCTGGACACTCCGCTCGATCAGCTCGTCGCGGTCGCGTTGGAGGATGGCGACGTCGGGGCCCGGGTAGGGCCCTACCGACTGGTGCGCGAGCTGGGTCGGGGCGGCATGGGTGCGGTGTACCTGGCCGAACGTCGGGACGGCTCCTTCGAGCAGACCGTGGCGCTCAAGCTCGTGAAGCGGGGGATGGACACGGACGAGGTGCTCCGCCGCTTCCGGGCCGAGCGCCAGATCCTCGCCGGCCTGCATCATCCCAACATCGCTCGACTCTACGATGGCGGCGTCGCGCCCGACGGGCGTCCCTACCTGGTCATGGAGTTCATCGATGGGTCGCCCATCACGCGCTGGGCCGACGCACGACGGCTCCCCGTTCAGCGTCGCCTGGCGCTGTTCCAGGATGTGTGCAGCGCGGTACGCCACGCGCATCGCAACCTGGTCGTCCATCGGGATCTGAAGCCGTCCAACATCCTGGTGATGGAGGACGGCACGGTGAAGCTGCTGGACTTCGGCATCGCGAAGCTGTTGGGCCCGGGCGCGAACGGGGACGCGACTCGCGCGGAGCACCAGATCCTCACGCCGGCGTACGCCGCTCCGGAGCAGCGAGGAGTGGACGGGGCCGTGACCACGTCCACGGACGTCTATGCGTTGGGGGTCGTGCTGCACGAGCTGCTGACCGGCCGTAGACCGGACGCCGAGCAGCGGACGCTCCCGAGTCGGACCTTCACGTCGGGGCCATCGACGGAAGCGGACGGTCCTGGCGATCCGCTGGCGATCAGCCAGCGTCGCGCCAGCACACCGGCGCAGTTGCGGACGGCGCTGCGCGGGGACCTGGACGCCATCCTGCTGAAGGCGACCGCGGAGGATCCCCAGGAGCGCTACGCCTCGGTCGATGGATTCCTGGACGACCTGGAGCGCTTTCGCGAATCGCGGCCGGTGGGGGCGCGCCTACCCACGCGAGCCTACCGGCTGCGCCGGTTCGTGCGACGCAATCGCGGGCCGCTTGCCGCTTCCGCCGCGATCGGGATCGCGCTCGTCAGCGGCCTCGGTCTCGCACTCGGGCAGCGGAATGCCGCACGCCAGGAGCGCGATGCGGCCGAGGCGGTATCGGCCTACCTCGAGGGAGTGTTCGAGTCGGTCAATCCGGTGGGTCGGACGCCCGGCGCGGACACGTTGCGGGTGGCGGACTTCCTCGATCAGGCTACGGAGTCCGCACTCCAGGACCTGGACGATCAGCCCGCGTTGCAGGCACGCATGCTTCGGGTGCTCGGCCGCGCCCACTTCTCCCTCTTCGAGTTCGAGCGGGCAACAGAGCTTTGGCAACGGGCCTCCGAGGTGCGAGCGGCGGCCGCGTTGCCCGCCGATCCCGCTCTGATCCGCGCGCTGGGAGAGGTTGCGGTCGAGCGGGCGGAGTGGACGGCGGCCGACAGCTTGCTGCAACAGGCTCTGAACGAGGCCGGTCGGGCCACGCTGGAGCGCGCGCAGGTGTTGACGCTCACGGCGCGCAGTCATCTGTACCGCGACCAGTTCGACGCGGCGGAGGCGGCGCTGCTGGAGGCGATCCCCCTTCTGCGGACGCTCGGCTCCCAGGAAGACCTGGCCAACGCACTCTACCTGCGGGCCGGTCTCGCGTACGAAAGGGGGGACCCGGCAGCGGCCGTGGCTCCGCAACGGGAGGGGCTCACCCTGTTCCGACGGTCCCGTGGCGATGACGCCCAGACGGCCGTGGGTCTCACGAACCTGGGGATCTTCCAACGCGCGCTGGGCGACCTCTCCGCTGCGGACTCCGCGTTCCAGGCCGCGCTGGCCATCCTGGGAGACGGTCTGCCGGAGCATGCGGGCCCGGTCGTGGTGGCGCTCACCGAGTACGCCAACCTGCTCGCGGCGCAGGGCGACAGTCGTCGCGCCGATTCGCTCTACGAAGTCGCGGCCTTCCGCAGCAGTGGCGACGCCCGACGCCTGTCGGTCATCCTGGCCAACCACGCGCAGCATCGACTCCGGAGTGGCAACGCCGAGGGAGCGCTCGTGCTCGCCCGCCGCTCCGTCGAGGTCGCCGAGACCGTGTACGGAGCGGCTGCCCCCGCGACCGCCGGGCTCCGCATCGGGTACGCCCGTGCCCTGGACGCGGCGGGGGACAGCGCCGCGGCGGACCGGGAGTACGAGGCGACGCTCACCCTGATCGGCCCCGAAGGTCCGCTGGGGGCCCGTGTGGCCGCAGCGCGGGGAGCCGCGCGGGCGCTGTCCCGGCGCGGCCGGCACGCCGAAGCCGTGACAGCTCTGGCCGACCTGCTGGAGGAGATGCCCGGGGAGGGGTCCGCCGGGAGCGCGCAGTTCCGCATGCGGCAGGCAACGCTGCTGGAGATGGCCGCCGCATACGAGCGTTGGGGACGGATGGAAGAGGCGGCCCGATACCGCGCGCTGCAGGAGCAGGAGGCTGCCCGAGCGGAGGGTGGCCCCTGA
- a CDS encoding ECF-type sigma factor gives MADTSPDAITQLLHRAHSGDDGAFDQLFEVVYDELKRLAQAVRRPGAAETINTTALVHEAYVKLTPSRQLSWADRSHFFGVAARAMRQVLIAAAEKKSAKKRGSGQAPVAFDEQLHGASVQPEQLLDLERALATLEVANPRQARVVECRFFAGLSVEETAEALGISEPTVKRDWRFARAWLTEALETS, from the coding sequence GTGGCCGACACCAGCCCTGACGCAATCACGCAGCTCCTCCACCGCGCCCATTCGGGCGACGATGGCGCGTTCGACCAGCTCTTCGAGGTCGTCTACGACGAGCTGAAGCGCCTGGCCCAGGCGGTCCGTCGGCCTGGCGCGGCGGAGACGATCAACACCACGGCGTTGGTGCATGAAGCCTACGTCAAGCTGACGCCGTCCCGGCAGCTCTCCTGGGCCGACCGCAGCCACTTCTTCGGCGTCGCGGCCCGGGCGATGCGTCAGGTCCTGATCGCGGCGGCGGAGAAGAAGTCCGCCAAGAAGCGCGGCAGCGGTCAGGCGCCCGTGGCCTTCGACGAACAGCTGCACGGCGCGTCGGTGCAGCCCGAGCAGCTCCTGGACCTGGAGCGGGCCCTGGCCACGCTCGAGGTCGCCAATCCACGGCAGGCCCGCGTCGTGGAGTGCCGCTTCTTCGCCGGGCTCTCGGTGGAGGAGACCGCGGAGGCGTTGGGCATCTCGGAGCCGACCGTCAAGCGCGATTGGCGTTTCGCTCGCGCCTGGCTTACGGAGGCACTCGAGACTTCGTAG